Genomic DNA from Corallococcus silvisoli:
AGCCCCAGCCCGCAGTCCGTCACCTTCAACAGGTCCGGCAGGACGAAGACGTTCTCCGGCTTCAGGTCCGCGTGCGGCCCGAAACGGTGCGCCCCGTCCAGCGCCGCCGCCATCTGCGCCAGCAGCGGCTCCACTTCCTTCAACGAGAACAGCTGCCCCTTCGCCGTGCGCTGCTCCATCATCCGGCGCAGCGGCAGGCCCTCCAACAGCTGCATCGTGAAGAAGGGCCGGTCCCCGTCCACCCCCTCTTCGTACACGCGCACCAGGTTCGGGTGGTTGAGCTTCTTGCCCACCCGCATGGACAGCGCGAACTGCGTGCGCTCCTCGGGCTGCTGCACCAGCCGGGGCTGGATGACCTTCAGCGCCACCTCCACGTCGATGGCCTGGTCCTGCGCCCGGAAGACGAAGCCCAGCGGCCCCGCGCCCACCACCTCCTGGATGGCGTAGCGGTCCGCGACGACGTCGCCCGGCTTGTACGGCGCCCCCTCCGCTCCCCGCTTGCGCGCAGCCCCCGCCGCCTGGCGCGCGGCCGCGTCGAACTTCTGGCCACACGTGGCGCAGGTTTCACTCGTATCGGGGACGTGGCTGCCGCAGCGGTAGCAGAGCAAAGCAGTGAAACTCCGGAACGAGGTCGCGGGGGGCGGCCTCCCGGCGGACGGCCGGGAACTCCATTCTGCCCGCTCCGGAGCCGTTGAGGAACGACGTTGCGCGCCGGGCCTCAGCGGCCCGTGGACCCGAAACCGCCGTCCCCCCGGGAAGTCACCTCCAGGACGGCCACCTCGAGCAGGGCCGCGGAGGTCACTGGCGCCACCACCAGCTGGGCCACCCGGTCCCCCCGACGCAGCGTGAAGGGCGCGTTGGACAGGTTGATGAGCAGCACCTGCACCTCCCCCCGGTAGTCCGCGTCCACCGTCCCGGGGGAGTTGAGGCACGTCACCCCGTGGCGCAGCGCCAGCCCCGAGCGGGGCCGCACCTGCCCCTCGAAGCCGGGGGGGAGCGCGAAGGCCAGCCCCGTGGGCACCGCCATCCGCTCCAGGGGTTGGAGCACCCGCTCTTCGTCGATGTCGGCCCGCAGGTCCAGGCCCGCGGCTTGCGCCGTCTCATAGCGGGGCAGCGGCAGGGGGTCCGGATGCGAGCGCACCCGGCGCACGGGGACGGTCAGCGAGGGGTCCATGCGCCTGCCGTAACACGCACCCATACCCGCCTCTACTTCCTGGCCCCGACGTCACGGGTCGTCCGGACAGCGCCTTCACAGCTCGGTCGCGCCGTCCGCCATGCGCAGGGCGGTGCGGAACCCCAACGGATCCACGGGCCGGGCGGCCAGCTCCAGTTGGTAGTGCAGGTGCGGCCCGGTGGAGCGGCCGGTGCTCCCCGACAGCGCGATGGCCTGGCCCCTCTCCACGCGCGTGCCCGCCGTCACCAGCAGCTCGGAGTTGTGGCAGTACGCCGTCGTCACGCCCCGGCCGTGGTCCAGCACCAGCACGCGGCCGTTGACGGAGTCCTCGCTCGCGCGGCGCACCACGCCCGCCGCCACCGCGCTCACCGTCGTGCCCGAGCGCACCGCCAGGTCCACCCCCGTGTGCATCCGCCGCGTGCGCAGGGTCGGGTGGACGCGGTAGCCGAACGGGCTCGTCACCGGCGCGCTCTCCGCC
This window encodes:
- the dut gene encoding dUTP diphosphatase, which encodes MDPSLTVPVRRVRSHPDPLPLPRYETAQAAGLDLRADIDEERVLQPLERMAVPTGLAFALPPGFEGQVRPRSGLALRHGVTCLNSPGTVDADYRGEVQVLLINLSNAPFTLRRGDRVAQLVVAPVTSAALLEVAVLEVTSRGDGGFGSTGR